The nucleotide window CAAGGTTATTTTATCTTTAAAAGAAAGGTCTAATATGATTCTATTTTCTTCAATTAATTCCTCTAAATCAGCAGAGTTGTTCAGTTTTACCTGTATCCATACTTCTGTTGGTGAATAGTGATACGCCTTTATGTAATTAATCTTATTGTTGTATTCTTCATAGTAATAAGAATTGGGAATTTCGGCCCCTTTAATCTTAATCAAATATCCAGATTTATTAACCAAGGGATATATTCCAACATCTTCAGGACTTGAAGAAAGTTCTATTATTATTCTAGCATCAGTTTTTTGTATGATCGTTTTTATTGAACTTAATTGAGTTAGTGGCAGATTCAAGTACACAGCAGAAACATTAGAAATTAATTCTAGGTTGATCAACTTAGCTATCAATTCTGTAGTTAAATAAATCTCTCCATCGACTATTTTTAGATCATTTGGATCGAAATGAATGGATTCGGTGCTGTTAATAATTGCTAAACTATTCTGGGGAAAAATGAAAACTTTCCATTTACTATCTTTTATGTAAATCAACGTATCGTTATATACATCTAAAGTTCTTCCACTTTTTTCAGAAATAACCTTTAAACTAACATATAGATTCTCCCCATCTTCATAATAGTAAGCAGAATCTATTTCTCTCCATTGAAAATAAAGTGTTTTTGGAAATGTAATAACTGAGAGAAATAAAAAACCAAAAATTATTAACCGCCGAATTACCCTTTTACTCATCTTTTTATCCCCTTGGTTGATCAGTTAAAATTTCTAATATCTTTTCTGCAATATCGTAATTGGGAAGAACAAAATCCGCATAACCTTCTTGGGCAACAATTTTAGGCATTCCATAAACAACGGAAGTTTCTTTTGACTCCGCTATAACCGTCCCACCGTAATGTTTAACTTTAAATGCCCCTTTCGCACCGTCTCTTCCCATCCCTGTCAGAATAACTACTAGTGCGTTTTCTTTAAAAATCTCCGCAGCTAGGTCAAAAGTGAAATCAGCTGAAGGCCGTACGTTATTAATTTTATCGCTTTTATCTAGAAACAATTTTATTTTATGATCCTCTTGCTTTAAACCTAAATGAAAATCCCCCGGGGCAACATATACAACATTCTTTTGTAAAGATTCACCATCTTCGGCTTCTTTCACCTTTAAATTTGAAATTTTATCCAATCTATAAGCCAACGAAGCTGTGAAACCTGCCGGCATATGTTGAACAATAATTATAGGGACATTTAAATTTTCTGGTAGTTGTGGAATTAAAACGTCTAAAGAACGAGGCCCTCCTGTTGAACTCGCTATCAAAACAACTTTTTCTCCCAATATATTTATTCTTGCACTTTTCCTTATCTTCTTGCTTCCTACAAAATGGATATTTTTCAATCTTTCGATAGAGACATTCATACTTTCTCTTATCTTTCTCAACAATTCATCCTGAACGTCTCTTATAGTCCAAGAGGTACTTCAGCTGGTTTTTGAATGAAATCAAAAGCTCCCTTTTCTAAACATTCTATTGTAATAGAGGCTTCTTTTGAAGTTAAACTACTTACCATAATAACCCTTGTTGGAGATTTTAACATTATCTCACTTAAAGCATCGAGCCCATTCTTTTTAGGCATTTCAACATCTAAAGTAATCACGTCTGGTTTTAAGGACACAGCTTTTTCTACCGCTTCAACTCCATCTTTAGCTAATCCAACCACTTTCATGTCAGGTTCTTTGTCTATAATATCTCTTAGAACCATTCGCATAAAAGCGGAATCATCAACTATTAAGGCCTTTATCTGATCCAAGTATTTTCCTCCTCATTATTTTTCTCTTTTTTTATAAATAAAACCACATAAATTTAAGAAAAGCAAAAAAACTATTGCTAAGATTATACCATATTTAGGATTTAGATTGAAAAAAGCGCGACCGAATATAATTATTCCGATCGCAACAGCGAAGATAGAAGTTATAAAAACCGATGCAGCAGAAACATCTTTGATTATCTTTACCGACGAACTATAAAAAGGATGAAGAAAATCCAACAGTTTCTCTGTTACGGTATTCACTGTTTCCATGATCAACACTAGCATAACTGTGAATATTAAAAGTATAAACTCTACTTGAGTTAAGTTGGCAAAAATAGCAACAATTAACACTATCAACCCTATTAAACTTTGTATTCTAAAATTTCTTTGAGTTTTATAAATTTCAATGAGCCCTTTCAATGCGTAAGAAAAACTACTTTTTAGGCTCCTATTTTCATCATTTTTATTCATAACCTTTCCCTAATTTTTTATACATTTTAGTTGACTCTAAAGGATACCTTTTTTTATATAAAGCATAACCAATTTTGAGAGCTTTTTCATCAATTTCTAAGTAACTTTCTGATACGTTCAAATTGACTTCTTCTATAAGCCTTTCCAAACTAATTACCTCAGTTACTGAACAAAGGACCCCTAACCCTATCATGTTAGCCACATTTTTGTTTGATAATTCTTCTATAGCTATTTGTGAAGCTGGGACTTTGATTATTTTTTTGGTAATCCTTTCTACATACTGAGGTATATTTTCAACAAATTTTTCATCGTATAATAAAATGCCATTTCTTTTGAGATTCCCAATATGACTTAAACCAACATCGTGCATCAAATACAATATATCAAAATTTTCAGCTTCAGGATAATCTATAGGTTCTTGATCGAAAAGCACATCACAATAAGAAAGTCCACCTCTCACTTGGGCACCATAATGTTGAGATTGAACTACCCAAAATCCTTCTTTTACCAATGCTTTTGCAAATATTATTCCCATTAAGATGTTACCTTGACCGGCTTCTCCACTGAATCTCACCGAATTAGGTGTACTTATTGAACTACTCACTTTGGTGATACCTCCTGTGAAACCAATTTTTTCCTTAATTTTTCATACCTGTCAACGTAGCCTTCTTTTTCAACTTTCAGAAATTCACCTATTATAATCTTATCTTTCAAGTCATTTTCATACATATTTTTAGCTTTGCTTAGTATGACAGAGTTATCTTTGAAATATCGCAACATTTTAGTAGGTCCCGTCATTTTATTGTATCTTCCATAATAAGTATGGCAATTTGTAACAATCTCAACAACCGACATACCTTTGTGTTTTAAGGCGTTTTCTATGTATTTAACGGATAACATGTAATGAAAAACGGTTGATCTAGCTACGTAAGTGGCACCCGAGGTTATTGCAAGATCAACAGCATCAAAATTGTTTTCTAAATTCCCATAAGGGGAAGTTGAAGCGTAAGTCCCAGGAGGTGTTTCAGGTGAATATTGCCCGCCTGTCATGCCATAAATAGAATTGTTGAAGATAATAACAGTTAGATCCATGTTTCTACGGCAAGCGTGAATAAAATGATTTCCACCTATTGCCAGTATATCTCCATCTCCTCCCATTACTACCACATTAAACTCTGGCTTTGCTAGTTTAACTCCTGTTGCAAAGGCCACAGCCCTTCCGTGGAGTGTGTGCATAGTGTTAAAGTCAAGGTACCCTGTAGCTCTTGAAGAACATCCTATACCTGATACAACTGCCACTTTGTTTTTATCTAAACTTAAATTATCGACCGCTTCCACAAAACTTTTCATTATTATTCCATTACCACATCCAGGACACCATACATGGGTCATTCTATCTTTTCTTAAATACTTAAAGTATCTTTCTACAGGCATTTTATCCCACCTTTCCATTTTGATATTTATTTTGATCATTCAACAACTTTTGTTTGTATGTTGCAAGTATCAAAAAACAGTTTTGTTAGACTATCCGGATAACCTTCTCTATAATAAACCTTTTTTATTCCAGCGTTTATTATCAACCTAGCACATACAGAACATGGTTGGTGGGTGATATAAATTGATGCGTTATCAGTACTAATACCAAATTTAGCAGCTTGCATCAAGGCATTTTGTTCTGCATGAAGACCATAACAAATTTCTTGGTTTTCTCCACTTTTTATACTTAAATCGTCCCTTATGCAACCTATATCATCACAGTGAGGAAAACCGGACGGCGGTTGATTGTAACCGGTTGCTAAGATCCTTTTTTCCTTTACAATTACTGCTCCTACTTTTCTATGCAAACAGGTTGATCTTTTACTTACCAAATCCGCTACTTCCATAAAATATTTGTCCCAATCTTTCCTTTTTTTGAATAAGTTGGGACTATTAAAATTTTTATTCTGCAAATAATTTTCAACTTCATCCTTTTTTCCCAAGAAAAAACCTCCCTTATGTTGGAGCTATATCTAATAACTTCTCAAAAACTAACCTTGAAAAGTTTAAACCTTTTGTAGTTAATTTAATAGAATCATCTATAGATATATATTCTTCCAAATTATTTTTTAACTGATTTAAGACATTGTCAACCAAATTTTTAGAGAATCTTTGAACCAAAGAATCATAAGTTATTCCTTTTGTTAGCCTCAAAGACATAAATAGTGTTTCTAACAACTCAGCAAACTCGTCATTCAACTTTTTTGTCCGATATGGAAGCTTATCATCATTTAATTGTGTAATATATGCTTTAACATCTGAAGTATTCACATATCTTTTTTTGTTGATATACCCTCCAGCAGAAACTCCAAATCCAACATAATCTAAGTTATACCAATAAAACAGATTGTGAATACATTCTTTGTTGGGTAACGACCAACTTGAAATTTCATATCTATTATATTCAGATTTCTCAAATTGATCATAGATATAATCAAGGAGGTCGTATACCAAGTCATCTTCCGGAAGTTTCATTTCCTTGATTTCAAGAAAATGTTTTAAGGGAGTATCATGTGAAGAATCCAATAAATAATAAGAAATATGAGAAGGTTTCATCTTTTCTATAAATTCCAAATTACTATTAACCGTATCGAAATTTTCATATGGTAATCCGACGATAAAATCTATATTTATATTATCATAAAAAGACGTCAAAAGTTTATAAGATTCTAATTCTTTATTAAAATCATGAGATCTTCCAACAGTTTTTAATATCTTATCAGAAGTACTTTGAAACCCCATTGATATTCTGTTGATTCCTATTTCCTTATAAAAATGTACTTTTTTCTCATTAACACTTTCTGGATTTACCTCTATCGTGAATTCTTCTAAATTAGAAAGATCAAGATGTTCTTGTAATGTACGAAAAGTTTGAAAAATAAATTCTTCCTCAACAAAAGACGGGGTTCCACCTCCAAAATAAATCGTTCTAACTTTCCTATCTTTTAATTTTTTACCTTTCAAAGCGATTTCTTTGTATAATGCGTTAAAATATTCTTCTTTTAAAGATAAATCGGTTGTAGATACATAGTCACAATAAAGGCATCTCCTCACACAAAAAGGTATGTGTAAATATAATGCAATATAATTAGAATTCAAAAAACAAACCTCCTCCTTTTTCGTTGAACGAAAAAAGTAGAGGCAACTTAAGATTTTCATTATAAATATAAAATTCGTAAAAAAAATCTTGACCAAAAGCTATTCTTGTACCAAGATGCAACTGCTGATCGAATATATTCATTGGAACTGAAAATCCAATATTTGGGTACCATTTTTGTTGTATTAACGCTGCTCCTACGTCGATTGTATCTACATAGTAGCTGTCTAGGTTAACGAGAGGAACATTTAAATAGAAACCATTTGAATAACCTAAACTAATTGGTATTTCTATAGGCCTATATATTCGAGCTTTTACTTCAAATAGATTTATATTTTTATTGTTAAAAAGAAATAAATTTCCTATAGCATATGAAGGGACATTGAACTTAGCTTGAGTGAAGTTATATATATCGTGGTCGACATTTTTAACCTCAACTCTTTGAAAATTTTTTACTGTCAAAACTCCCAAAAAATTATTTTCAAGTTTGTACTCATATCCTACACCAAATTCACTGTTGTATACTGGTACATTCACAAACACATTAAAAAAAGACTCTCCAGTTTTCAGTTTTATCGTCCTGTTGAAGAGCTTATTTTCTATATATAAAGAGTGGTAATCGGAATAACCGATCTCTAATCCAAAATCTTCAAAAGACGATGTAGACAGTGTAAAGGTCGCACCTTTATTTTCTATCTCTGGACCGAAGGGAGTGTACCCTACATAAGATAAAAGTATTGTTGAAATAAACATAAAAAATCCGATAAAATACAATTTTCTCAAGGATCATCACCTCGTGATGATTTTCAATTATCTTCAAGTAATTCATTGAGTATTTCGTTCGTTTTTTGAGGGTTAGCTTTGCCCTTTGTTTGCTTCATAACTTCGCCAACAAAAAATCCCAAAAGTTTCTTTTTACCATTCTTATACTTTTCAACACTATCGGGATTTTCTTTTAAAACATTTTCAATTATTTTTCTTAACTCATCTTCATTTTCTATTTGTTTTAAGCCTTTCTTTTCAACGATCAGTTTGGGGCTATCACCTGTTCTATACATCTGGGGAAAAATATCTTTAGCGATCTTTGTTGAAATTGTATTTGTATCTAAAAGCATTTTTAATTCCGCAAAATGCTCGGGTTTAATTTTTACATTTTCGATACTATCCTCATTTTCTTTCATCTCTCTTAATAACTCAGTTAAGATAAAATTACTAACAAATTTGGCATCCTTAGTCAATTCTACGCATCTTTCATAATAATCAGCTAACTCTTTGTCTGAAGAGAGAATTTGTGCGTCATATTCAGGTATGTTGTACTGTGCAACAAACCTTTTAGTCTTCTCTTCTGGCATTTCAGGAATGAGTTTTTTTACTGTTTCAATAAGTTCATCGTTCAAAATTAGGATGGGGAGATCTGGTTCAGGAAAATATCTGTAGTCCATCTCTTCTTCTTTTGTTCTCATCGAAAATGTCTCTTTTTTGTTGGCATCCCACCCTCTCGTTTCTTGTATTAACTCCCTACCTTCTTCTAAATTATTAATAATCCTATCTCTTTCATATTCTAACGCTTTTTCTACAAATTTGAATGAGTTTATATTCTTAATCTCTACCCTTTTACTTATTTCTTCGTTTTTTTGGTTAAGAATAGAAATATTTGCATCACATCTCAAAGCTCCTTTTTCCATATCACCCGTTGAAATATCAGCGTATCTAAGCAAATTTCTTAATTTCTCCATAAATATCCTTGCCTGTTTAGGAGTCTCTATATCCGGCTCGGTTACAATTTCTAAAAGAGGTATGCCTGCCCTATTAAAATCGATTAAACTTTCTTGAGCATAGGAAATCTGATCCCCTTCATGAAGCATCTTAGCCGTATCTTCTTCCATATGCATCCTTCTTATTCTTATCTTTTTGCCTTCAACGTCTATGTATCCTCCACTTACTATGGGATGAAAATACTGCGTAATTTGATAACCCTTTGGCAAATCGGGGTAAAAATAATTCTTTCTATCGAACCTAGAAAACTTATTTATACGTCCATTTAATATTAATCCAGCTTTTATCGCAAGTTTAAGCGCTTCCTCGTTTAATACCGGCAACGTTCCAGGTTGGCCTGTACATACTGGACAAATATTAATATTCGGCTCAGCTTCATAATGCTCTGTACTACATGAACAAAAGGCTTTGGATTTTGTTAGTAATTGGGCGTGTATTTCTAATCCTATAATGGTTTTATACATAATTTTTCAACTCCCTGGAGGTCTCTTTAAAGAAATTGTCTGCTATAGTTAATAATTCCTCATCCTTCATATATCGACCAATGAATTGTATACCAAAAGGTAACCCTTGGACATCACCAAAAGGAATACTTATGGCAGGTGATCCATTTAAATTCGCAGGGATTGTAAAAATATCCATTAAATAATAATCTAAAGGTTTTAACTTTTCCCCTATCTTTGGTGGGAGAACAGGAGATGTGGGGGTCATTATCAAATTATAATCGTTTAAAACTTCCTTTATTTTGTCACTCAACAATTTTCTTACTTTTGAGGCTTTTGAGTAATATTGATCGTAATAAAGAGAAGATAGATTAAAAGTTCCCATCATTATTCTTCTTTTTACTTCCATACCAAAACCAACTTCTCTAGTAGATTTATACATTCTATTCAAACCTAAGGCATCGTTCCTCAACCCATATTTGACACCATCGTATCTTGAAAGATTGGATGAAGCTTCAGCAGGGGCTATTATATAATAAATTGCTACTGAATATTCAAGTTCCGGTATGTCTTTTACGTCAACTATTGCTCCTTTGCTTCTCAAAAAGTTAATAGCCCTTTCAAATTGTTTTATTACATTATTATCTGCATTTTCATGGTAAACAACCTTTGGAATGCAAATTTTGGTTTTGGATAAATCTATATCTACATCTTTTACCAGATCTTTATCGTGCTCCAACGTGGTTGAATCCTTGGGATCTTTTCCTTTCATAATTTCTGTAACAGTTCTAACGTCCTTAACATTATTTGCAAAAACACCTATTTGATCCAATGAAGATGAAAAAGCGGTTAAACCGTATCGTGATATCATACCGTATGACGGCTTAAATCCAACAACACCACAAAAAGCGGCGGGCTGTCTTACTGAGCCTCCGGTATCGGATCCTAGAGAAAATGGAACGTACCCTGCTGCTACAGCTGCAGCTGAACCTCCACTACTACCCCCCGGGACTCGTGCCAAATCCTTAGGATTTCTTACAGCTCCAAAGGCTGAATGTTCGTTGGTATTACCCATGGCAAACTCGTCCATATTAGTTTTCCCTACCACTGTAAAACCTGCTTTTAAAAGCCTTTCAACGGCAGTTGCGGTATAAGGAGAATTATAATTTTCAAGGATTTTAGAACCGTTTGTTGTTTTAGTTCCTTCAACTAAAATGTTATCCTTGACCAAAAAAGGTATGCCAAAATAGTCGCCATCTTTATTCCCTTCAACCTTTTCTATTCTCAAAACTGAATTTATTTCTTTATCTTTTTCATAAATCTTTTTGATACTT belongs to Petrotoga sibirica DSM 13575 and includes:
- the gatA gene encoding Asp-tRNA(Asn)/Glu-tRNA(Gln) amidotransferase subunit GatA codes for the protein MTIDDLVGKNVIEESIKKIYEKDKEINSVLRIEKVEGNKDGDYFGIPFLVKDNILVEGTKTTNGSKILENYNSPYTATAVERLLKAGFTVVGKTNMDEFAMGNTNEHSAFGAVRNPKDLARVPGGSSGGSAAAVAAGYVPFSLGSDTGGSVRQPAAFCGVVGFKPSYGMISRYGLTAFSSSLDQIGVFANNVKDVRTVTEIMKGKDPKDSTTLEHDKDLVKDVDIDLSKTKICIPKVVYHENADNNVIKQFERAINFLRSKGAIVDVKDIPELEYSVAIYYIIAPAEASSNLSRYDGVKYGLRNDALGLNRMYKSTREVGFGMEVKRRIMMGTFNLSSLYYDQYYSKASKVRKLLSDKIKEVLNDYNLIMTPTSPVLPPKIGEKLKPLDYYLMDIFTIPANLNGSPAISIPFGDVQGLPFGIQFIGRYMKDEELLTIADNFFKETSRELKNYV
- the hemW gene encoding radical SAM family heme chaperone HemW; the protein is MNSNYIALYLHIPFCVRRCLYCDYVSTTDLSLKEEYFNALYKEIALKGKKLKDRKVRTIYFGGGTPSFVEEEFIFQTFRTLQEHLDLSNLEEFTIEVNPESVNEKKVHFYKEIGINRISMGFQSTSDKILKTVGRSHDFNKELESYKLLTSFYDNINIDFIVGLPYENFDTVNSNLEFIEKMKPSHISYYLLDSSHDTPLKHFLEIKEMKLPEDDLVYDLLDYIYDQFEKSEYNRYEISSWSLPNKECIHNLFYWYNLDYVGFGVSAGGYINKKRYVNTSDVKAYITQLNDDKLPYRTKKLNDEFAELLETLFMSLRLTKGITYDSLVQRFSKNLVDNVLNQLKNNLEEYISIDDSIKLTTKGLNFSRLVFEKLLDIAPT
- the gatB gene encoding Asp-tRNA(Asn)/Glu-tRNA(Gln) amidotransferase subunit GatB, with translation MMYKTIIGLEIHAQLLTKSKAFCSCSTEHYEAEPNINICPVCTGQPGTLPVLNEEALKLAIKAGLILNGRINKFSRFDRKNYFYPDLPKGYQITQYFHPIVSGGYIDVEGKKIRIRRMHMEEDTAKMLHEGDQISYAQESLIDFNRAGIPLLEIVTEPDIETPKQARIFMEKLRNLLRYADISTGDMEKGALRCDANISILNQKNEEISKRVEIKNINSFKFVEKALEYERDRIINNLEEGRELIQETRGWDANKKETFSMRTKEEEMDYRYFPEPDLPILILNDELIETVKKLIPEMPEEKTKRFVAQYNIPEYDAQILSSDKELADYYERCVELTKDAKFVSNFILTELLREMKENEDSIENVKIKPEHFAELKMLLDTNTISTKIAKDIFPQMYRTGDSPKLIVEKKGLKQIENEDELRKIIENVLKENPDSVEKYKNGKKKLLGFFVGEVMKQTKGKANPQKTNEILNELLEDN
- a CDS encoding N-acetylmuramoyl-L-alanine amidase family protein, with product MSKRVIRRLIIFGFLFLSVITFPKTLYFQWREIDSAYYYEDGENLYVSLKVISEKSGRTLDVYNDTLIYIKDSKWKVFIFPQNSLAIINSTESIHFDPNDLKIVDGEIYLTTELIAKLINLELISNVSAVYLNLPLTQLSSIKTIIQKTDARIIIELSSSPEDVGIYPLVNKSGYLIKIKGAEIPNSYYYEEYNNKINYIKAYHYSPTEVWIQVKLNNSADLEELIEENRIILDLSFKDKITLPVLVLDPGHGGIDPGAVGPNQTFEKDITLEVAKRAQELLKPYSVNVYLTRANDVYVDLHDRAVFSNEKGADLFISLHLNDYPQDSTVYGSEVYYFDFSESAYARRIAYRENLDFNSDKTLIETWVTDKENSLDESEKFANILGNYLNVNGVKFRGVYTAEFAVLAYTRSPAVLFEMEFISNPKVVDEFTNGKYVDVFAEIIKNAVIDFFGLK
- a CDS encoding deoxycytidylate deaminase; amino-acid sequence: MGKKDEVENYLQNKNFNSPNLFKKRKDWDKYFMEVADLVSKRSTCLHRKVGAVIVKEKRILATGYNQPPSGFPHCDDIGCIRDDLSIKSGENQEICYGLHAEQNALMQAAKFGISTDNASIYITHQPCSVCARLIINAGIKKVYYREGYPDSLTKLFFDTCNIQTKVVE
- a CDS encoding 2-oxoacid:acceptor oxidoreductase family protein, which produces MSSSISTPNSVRFSGEAGQGNILMGIIFAKALVKEGFWVVQSQHYGAQVRGGLSYCDVLFDQEPIDYPEAENFDILYLMHDVGLSHIGNLKRNGILLYDEKFVENIPQYVERITKKIIKVPASQIAIEELSNKNVANMIGLGVLCSVTEVISLERLIEEVNLNVSESYLEIDEKALKIGYALYKKRYPLESTKMYKKLGKGYE
- a CDS encoding 2-oxoacid:ferredoxin oxidoreductase subunit beta produces the protein MPVERYFKYLRKDRMTHVWCPGCGNGIIMKSFVEAVDNLSLDKNKVAVVSGIGCSSRATGYLDFNTMHTLHGRAVAFATGVKLAKPEFNVVVMGGDGDILAIGGNHFIHACRRNMDLTVIIFNNSIYGMTGGQYSPETPPGTYASTSPYGNLENNFDAVDLAITSGATYVARSTVFHYMLSVKYIENALKHKGMSVVEIVTNCHTYYGRYNKMTGPTKMLRYFKDNSVILSKAKNMYENDLKDKIIIGEFLKVEKEGYVDRYEKLRKKLVSQEVSPK
- a CDS encoding diacylglycerol kinase family protein, yielding MNKNDENRSLKSSFSYALKGLIEIYKTQRNFRIQSLIGLIVLIVAIFANLTQVEFILLIFTVMLVLIMETVNTVTEKLLDFLHPFYSSSVKIIKDVSAASVFITSIFAVAIGIIIFGRAFFNLNPKYGIILAIVFLLFLNLCGFIYKKREK